The genomic stretch GTTCAACTGATCCGCTTCGCCACTCATGATGCCCTTGATGATGAACGGCCGATTGATCGCGTAGAGCATGGCTTGGCGTACGGCGCGCTCGCGTAAGAAGGGTGCGGTCGCGGCGTGGAAATTCGGCAACAGCACGAAGGCGACGTTCCACGGCCAGGTGACCGCCCGGTGATCGCCGCGCAATCGCGTATGCACGCGCCAGAGATTCGGCGGAATATCGGTGACGTCGACTTCGCCCGCATCGACAGCGGCGTAGAGCGAGTCTTGCTGCGGATACACGCGAAACGCGATCTCCGAGAGAAACGGCTTCGGCCCCCAATAGCCCGGATTCGGTTCGATCACGAGATACGAATCGGGAACCACGCGTTTGAGGCGAAACGGCCCGCTCGGAAGCGGGTGATGGGCCAATTGCTGATTGCTATTGATGAACGCCGCTTCTTGCACCGAGTCCGCGGGGTAGCGTCCGAAAACGTGCTTCGGCAAAACGTACGCTTCGCTCAGCGCGTTCTCGAGAAAC from Candidatus Baltobacteraceae bacterium encodes the following:
- a CDS encoding ABC transporter substrate-binding protein, translating into MIRRLIAACCALAILAGCGARSAETRNPNIVICAWISAPESFNPFTTVSSAARMIQDLIYTTVIDLGANMLPNWSTSFASKIAITDGGRRYVLHLRKTGRWADGVPIAADDVVFSLKLAANTHVLAGYSGDFTLMDAGSVRKLDRYTVEFRLTKPSPPFLENALSEAYVLPKHVFGRYPADSVQEAAFINSNQQLAHHPLPSGPFRLKRVVPDSYLVIEPNPGYWGPKPFLSEIAFRVYPQQDSLYAAVDAGEVDVTDIPPNLWRVHTRLRGDHRAVTWPWNVAFVLLPNFHAATAPFLRERAVRQAMLYAINRPFIIKGIMSGEADQLN